One window of Methanobacterium alkalithermotolerans genomic DNA carries:
- a CDS encoding PLP-dependent aminotransferase family protein has protein sequence MNLTFKRPHPETMDAMISALKDKKLYPGTHPRLIDAQDKIKVFTGHKYARVVNSGNSAIMVAMNSLEDPFLIPDQGAWSGFLKLAGFLKKDVIELKTHKGYLSVDLMEESLSKINAKPGALFITSFAAYTAEQPLKELFDFCQSNEIKLVEDASGGIGDPEARLGNGENAHVIVASTGSPKMVNVGSGGFISTSKQDILDKSSILLRTLRGSPVTGAGIAREIDFSRENLKEASSAVDYIKKRIGNVLHPDKRGINVIIPCQNPPETARALRKFLNAEGKSIITTCPLYDRVLDKAICVEIKNLALESLNEDNLQEMVEILLEMI, from the coding sequence TTGAATTTAACTTTTAAAAGACCTCACCCCGAAACCATGGATGCTATGATTAGTGCCCTTAAAGATAAAAAACTATATCCTGGTACTCATCCCCGGTTAATTGATGCTCAGGATAAAATAAAGGTTTTTACTGGCCATAAATACGCCAGAGTAGTTAATAGTGGTAATTCAGCCATAATGGTTGCTATGAATTCCTTAGAAGATCCTTTCCTGATTCCAGATCAGGGGGCCTGGTCTGGTTTTTTAAAACTGGCTGGTTTTCTAAAAAAAGATGTAATAGAATTAAAAACTCATAAGGGATATTTATCCGTGGATTTAATGGAAGAATCATTAAGTAAGATTAATGCAAAACCCGGAGCGTTATTCATTACCAGTTTTGCAGCTTACACTGCCGAACAGCCCCTTAAAGAGTTATTTGATTTCTGCCAAAGCAATGAAATTAAACTGGTGGAAGATGCATCCGGCGGGATAGGAGACCCTGAAGCGAGACTGGGGAATGGTGAAAATGCCCACGTAATTGTAGCTTCTACTGGTTCGCCGAAAATGGTTAATGTAGGTAGTGGAGGTTTTATTAGTACCAGCAAGCAAGATATACTGGATAAATCCAGTATATTATTGAGGACTCTTAGAGGGAGTCCTGTAACCGGGGCAGGTATAGCCCGGGAAATAGATTTCTCCAGGGAAAACCTAAAAGAAGCAAGCAGTGCAGTTGATTATATAAAAAAAAGGATTGGAAATGTGTTACATCCGGATAAGAGGGGAATAAATGTGATTATTCCCTGCCAGAACCCCCCTGAAACTGCCCGGGCATTAAGAAAATTCTTAAATGCAGAAGGAAAAAGTATAATCACCACCTGTCCTCTTTATGATCGTGTGCTGGATAAAGCCATTTGTGTGGAAATTAAGAATCTGGCCCTGGAATCTTTAAATGAAGATAATCTACAGGAAATGGTGGAAATTTTATTAGAAATGATTTAA
- the cgi121 gene encoding KEOPS complex subunit Cgi121: protein MKGLEKIQIMGFRAHIDNVGSTLSWIDEISGDCTIQLMNAPAVAGKKHALHATLHALNAFQEGYNIAHNLGMEICLRTSAQRQISKAINILGLKEGSMEICAVVVGCDDSIIKKMEEFFKRDDDVLIPEENTLKQIYGLSDLEIKSAGGLISLILEKTTLLIIDK from the coding sequence ATGAAAGGATTAGAAAAAATCCAGATAATGGGATTTAGAGCCCATATTGATAATGTGGGAAGCACCTTATCCTGGATTGATGAAATTTCTGGTGATTGCACCATCCAGCTTATGAATGCCCCGGCGGTGGCCGGAAAAAAACATGCCTTACATGCCACTCTCCATGCTTTAAATGCATTTCAAGAAGGATATAACATTGCCCATAATTTGGGAATGGAAATATGCCTTAGAACATCGGCTCAAAGACAAATATCAAAAGCAATAAATATACTGGGATTAAAAGAAGGCTCTATGGAGATATGTGCTGTAGTGGTGGGCTGTGATGATTCAATAATAAAAAAAATGGAAGAGTTTTTTAAAAGGGATGATGACGTTTTAATCCCTGAGGAAAACACTTTAAAACAAATTTATGGCTTATCTGATCTTGAAATTAAATCAGCCGGAGGATTAATCTCCTTAATCCTGGAAAAGACCACTCTTTTAATTATTGATAAATAA
- a CDS encoding (R)-citramalate synthase, whose amino-acid sequence MEIRVLDTTLRDGEQTPGVSLTPDEKLRIALRLDALGVDIIEAGSAITSTGEREGIKKITSEGLSTEICSFARAVKIDVDAALECGVDSVHLVVPTSDLHLEHKLRKSREEVLQQAVDCTEYAVDHGLLVELSAEDSTRSDMEFLKEVFRQGIQAGAKRICACDTVGMLTPDKSFEFYGELSKLKAPLSVHCHNDFGLAVANSLSGLKAGATEVHATINGIGERAGNAALEEIIVSLYSLYDIKTNVNIQMLYETSRMVARMTGVYLQPNKAIVGENAFAHESGIHADGVIKKAETYEPITPELVGHQRRFVMGKHIGTSLLKKRLQELGLKVDENQLIQIFNRVKSLGDMGKCVTDVDLQAISEDVLGIMEEKMVDLEEVTIVSGNKVIPTASVKLKIDNNEILEAGVGIGPVDAAIVAIKKSISDFADVTLEEYHVDAITGGTDALIDVVVKLRYEDEVVSARSTQPDIIMASVEAFLSGVNRLLGDKIKDGSLKKIPDEK is encoded by the coding sequence TTGGAAATCAGAGTTTTAGATACCACATTAAGAGACGGAGAACAGACTCCTGGAGTTTCTTTAACTCCTGATGAGAAATTAAGAATAGCATTAAGATTAGATGCATTGGGAGTGGACATTATTGAAGCAGGATCTGCTATTACCTCCACTGGGGAAAGGGAAGGTATAAAAAAAATAACCAGCGAAGGCCTTTCTACTGAAATCTGCAGTTTTGCCCGGGCAGTAAAAATTGATGTGGATGCGGCCTTAGAATGTGGGGTGGACAGTGTGCATCTGGTGGTACCCACTTCTGATTTACATTTAGAACACAAACTACGAAAAAGCAGGGAAGAAGTTTTACAACAGGCGGTGGACTGCACTGAATATGCAGTGGATCATGGGCTTCTGGTGGAATTATCCGCCGAGGACTCCACCAGAAGTGACATGGAGTTTTTAAAAGAAGTATTCCGTCAGGGTATCCAGGCCGGAGCCAAAAGGATATGTGCCTGTGACACCGTGGGCATGCTAACCCCGGATAAATCATTCGAATTTTATGGAGAATTAAGTAAATTAAAGGCACCTTTAAGTGTGCACTGCCATAATGATTTTGGACTGGCGGTTGCTAATTCTCTCTCAGGGCTAAAAGCCGGTGCCACAGAAGTACATGCCACTATAAATGGAATTGGTGAAAGAGCAGGCAATGCTGCTTTAGAAGAAATAATTGTATCACTGTACTCTTTATATGATATCAAAACTAATGTGAATATTCAGATGTTATATGAGACTTCTCGAATGGTGGCCAGGATGACGGGAGTTTACCTGCAGCCTAACAAGGCCATCGTAGGGGAAAATGCATTTGCCCATGAATCAGGTATACATGCCGATGGAGTGATAAAAAAAGCAGAGACCTATGAACCTATTACTCCTGAACTGGTTGGTCACCAGCGTAGATTTGTCATGGGAAAACACATAGGGACCAGCTTACTAAAAAAACGACTCCAGGAATTAGGATTAAAGGTGGATGAGAACCAGCTAATCCAGATATTCAACCGGGTGAAATCACTGGGAGATATGGGTAAATGCGTTACTGATGTTGATTTACAGGCCATAAGTGAGGATGTTTTAGGAATAATGGAGGAGAAAATGGTGGACCTGGAAGAGGTGACCATTGTATCTGGAAATAAAGTAATTCCCACCGCGTCAGTTAAACTAAAAATAGATAATAATGAAATATTAGAAGCTGGAGTTGGTATAGGGCCGGTGGATGCTGCTATTGTAGCCATCAAAAAGAGTATATCAGACTTTGCAGATGTAACCCTGGAGGAATATCACGTGGATGCTATCACCGGAGGTACCGATGCTTTAATTGATGTAGTGGTTAAACTACGCTACGAGGATGAAGTGGTCTCTGCCCGCAGTACCCAACCCGATATTATTATGGCCAGTGTGGAAGCATTTTTAAGTGGGGTTAATCGATTATTAGGTGATAAAATAAAGGATGGCTCCCTTAAAAAGATCCCTGATGAAAAATGA
- a CDS encoding TIGR01177 family methyltransferase: protein MELFLILSRENETLPLAELEAVLNAEKIDYHLEIVEQGIIKLKTLEDISLLLGKRMGYAHEISQFITESNPHKIPQIFSKIKWKDILGPDFAIRVKQIGCTKDIDCQEMEKELGNIVKKMVGDKSKVKLEKPSTFIRVLITNSLALIGVRKVKIDKKHFFDLKPHKRPFFYPGSMSPKLARCMVNLSQIIPGDLLLDPFCGTGGILIEAGIIGACVVGTDIDEKMVQGTKENLKYYHIKDFKVLKSDARYLKLDEKVKAVVTDPPYGISASTAGEDSGKIYKEFLESVSDNLKEDGRICIATPHYVDLNDLLNDTPFKLVDRHEIRMHKSLTRVISVLVKE from the coding sequence ATGGAACTCTTTTTAATATTATCCCGTGAAAATGAGACCTTACCCCTGGCTGAACTGGAGGCGGTTCTTAATGCTGAAAAAATTGATTATCATCTGGAAATAGTAGAACAGGGAATAATTAAACTTAAAACTCTGGAAGATATTTCTCTCCTCCTGGGTAAAAGAATGGGATATGCCCATGAGATTTCCCAGTTTATTACAGAATCAAATCCTCATAAAATTCCACAAATCTTTTCTAAAATTAAATGGAAGGATATTCTGGGACCTGATTTTGCAATCAGAGTCAAACAAATAGGATGCACCAAAGATATTGATTGCCAGGAAATGGAAAAAGAACTGGGAAATATTGTAAAGAAGATGGTAGGGGATAAAAGTAAGGTAAAACTTGAAAAACCCTCCACCTTTATCAGGGTTCTTATAACCAATTCCTTAGCCCTTATTGGAGTCAGGAAAGTAAAGATTGATAAAAAACACTTTTTTGATCTTAAACCTCATAAAAGACCATTTTTCTACCCGGGATCCATGAGTCCTAAATTGGCCCGTTGCATGGTTAACTTATCCCAAATAATTCCTGGAGATTTACTTTTGGATCCTTTTTGTGGAACTGGAGGGATATTAATTGAGGCGGGCATTATTGGGGCCTGTGTTGTAGGAACTGATATCGACGAGAAAATGGTGCAGGGCACAAAAGAAAATCTGAAATACTACCATATAAAAGATTTCAAGGTTTTAAAATCTGATGCCAGATATTTGAAATTGGATGAAAAAGTAAAAGCAGTGGTAACTGATCCTCCTTATGGTATATCTGCTTCTACAGCCGGTGAAGATAGTGGAAAAATCTATAAGGAGTTTTTAGAATCTGTAAGTGATAACCTTAAAGAAGATGGCCGAATATGTATAGCTACCCCACACTATGTGGATTTAAATGACCTATTAAATGACACTCCCTTCAAATTAGTGGATCGGCATGAGATTAGAATGCATAAAAGTTTAACTCGTGTCATTTCTGTCCTGGTAAAAGAATAG
- a CDS encoding geranylgeranyl reductase family protein, whose protein sequence is MVDYDVLVVGAGPVGSTFANYMAEEGYKVGVLEKKKNIGLPLQCAGLLGAKITKINDLPDEFIINKVRGAYLHSPSDHILKVSKKETQAYVIDRVGYDNYLSQKAQDAGAEILLQHKVSDVDTSSCKVKMANKSGKVLQSKIVAGCGGHSSVVSTAINNSRNSVNAAQFLIKMKNNTLETDFVDVYVDEQISPGFIWSIPLSTSISRLGLFGHHDYKKLNNILNNFINSNDKFQKAKVINKYHGKIPLFDLNKKIVENRAIIIGDAASQVKPTTGGGLLIGFECAKFAAEAVIESLENDDPQLLKNYETSYKNKFLKELKNQLEVQKTFQELKNQELDNMFLKLKEKGAEDLISSYGDMDSQSLLVKEMIKRGVLFSVLPQLLYRRMSRLWNSF, encoded by the coding sequence ATGGTAGATTATGATGTATTGGTAGTTGGGGCCGGGCCGGTAGGATCTACCTTTGCTAACTACATGGCAGAAGAGGGTTATAAAGTAGGGGTTCTGGAAAAGAAAAAGAATATAGGACTTCCCCTTCAATGCGCAGGACTATTAGGTGCAAAAATCACTAAAATAAATGACCTGCCTGATGAATTCATAATTAATAAGGTGAGGGGGGCTTATCTCCATTCCCCTTCTGATCATATTCTAAAGGTTTCTAAAAAGGAAACACAAGCTTATGTAATTGATCGGGTGGGATATGATAATTATCTTTCCCAAAAAGCCCAGGATGCCGGGGCTGAGATTCTACTCCAGCATAAAGTTTCAGATGTGGATACCTCTTCTTGCAAAGTTAAAATGGCTAATAAAAGTGGAAAGGTACTCCAATCAAAAATAGTTGCCGGATGTGGAGGCCATTCTTCGGTAGTTTCTACTGCTATAAATAACTCCCGTAATTCTGTAAATGCGGCCCAGTTTCTTATTAAAATGAAAAACAATACTCTGGAAACAGATTTCGTGGATGTTTATGTGGATGAACAAATTTCCCCGGGATTTATATGGTCCATTCCCTTATCCACCTCTATATCCCGCCTGGGACTTTTCGGGCACCATGATTATAAAAAATTGAATAACATATTAAATAATTTCATTAATTCTAATGATAAATTTCAGAAAGCTAAAGTCATAAATAAGTATCATGGAAAAATACCCTTATTTGACTTGAATAAAAAAATTGTGGAAAACCGGGCTATTATTATAGGAGATGCTGCTTCTCAGGTAAAGCCAACCACCGGGGGAGGACTTTTAATTGGATTTGAATGTGCTAAATTTGCGGCAGAAGCTGTCATAGAATCCCTGGAAAATGATGATCCTCAACTATTAAAGAATTATGAAACCAGTTATAAGAATAAATTCTTAAAAGAGCTTAAAAACCAGCTGGAGGTACAAAAAACTTTCCAGGAACTTAAAAATCAGGAATTAGATAATATGTTCCTGAAATTAAAAGAAAAGGGTGCTGAAGATTTGATATCTTCTTATGGTGATATGGATTCCCAATCCCTTCTGGTTAAAGAAATGATAAAAAGAGGTGTATTGTTTTCTGTACTCCCTCAATTGCTATATAGGAGGATGTCCCGGTTATGGAACTCTTTTTAA
- a CDS encoding PH domain-containing protein, whose product MIVIYDKMFGTNRNSYPDGEKVILRTRPRIFIHSKSAIIKILFIGLLFYSFNSIISFTVTIQSYLIEFVQIPLVQGVSIAILLIIFFLILWAVWDLISWKFTEYILTNQRIIIQKGMLNKKRSYIRYNKVQDVVIYQNLLERIFSSGDIEIFSGHENTSIILENIPQPYHLEDKINRMIDQNLSYTQMAREIQKEIEGETNGEIYTQNPPRRGKKPIMENHARKFKR is encoded by the coding sequence ATGATAGTTATTTATGATAAAATGTTCGGAACAAATAGAAATTCATATCCCGATGGGGAAAAAGTCATATTAAGAACCAGGCCCCGTATTTTCATTCACAGCAAATCGGCTATTATTAAAATACTATTCATTGGCCTACTTTTTTATTCATTCAACTCCATAATTTCCTTTACAGTTACTATTCAGAGTTATCTAATTGAATTTGTTCAGATACCTCTGGTACAGGGGGTAAGTATTGCTATTCTGCTTATAATTTTCTTTTTAATATTATGGGCAGTTTGGGACTTAATATCCTGGAAATTCACGGAATATATACTTACCAATCAGAGAATAATCATTCAAAAAGGCATGCTAAATAAAAAGAGATCATATATCCGCTATAACAAAGTCCAGGATGTGGTAATTTATCAAAATTTACTGGAGAGGATTTTCTCTTCAGGAGATATCGAAATATTCAGTGGTCATGAAAATACCAGTATTATTCTGGAAAATATTCCTCAACCCTACCATTTAGAAGATAAAATTAACCGGATGATAGACCAAAATTTATCCTATACTCAAATGGCCAGAGAAATCCAAAAAGAGATAGAAGGGGAGACAAATGGAGAAATTTACACTCAAAATCCCCCTCGCAGGGGTAAAAAACCAATAATGGAAAATCATGCCCGGAAATTTAAAAGATAA
- a CDS encoding UPF0280 family protein, with the protein MFCKKIEIGETHINFSSDMENIDISSFIINERLKLISYIKRNPDFKNSLEPVPRDHSLKNAPLIVKMMDRASRKGEVGPMAAVAGTIAELSLSFLLKKGSKYSIIDNGGDIALKTNKKIVCGLYAGNSSLSGKIGFEIKAGKVQGVCTSSGTVGHSISFGRSDSVTVFATQASAADALATSIANEANGDLDSDAVQNCLERADDFKEYLKGVLVIVGESAGTLGKIPTLVQTNKKRALGDLFEI; encoded by the coding sequence ATGTTTTGTAAAAAAATTGAAATTGGTGAAACTCATATAAATTTCAGTTCTGACATGGAAAACATTGATATTTCCAGTTTCATAATAAATGAACGCCTGAAATTAATTAGTTATATTAAAAGAAATCCTGATTTTAAAAACTCTCTGGAACCAGTCCCCCGGGATCATAGTTTAAAAAATGCCCCATTAATTGTTAAAATGATGGATCGGGCCAGTAGAAAGGGAGAAGTTGGACCTATGGCCGCAGTAGCAGGGACCATAGCAGAATTATCCTTAAGCTTTCTCTTGAAAAAAGGTTCAAAATATAGTATTATTGATAATGGTGGAGATATTGCCCTTAAAACCAATAAAAAAATAGTCTGTGGACTTTATGCAGGTAATTCTTCTCTTTCAGGTAAAATTGGGTTTGAAATTAAGGCCGGTAAAGTTCAGGGAGTATGCACTTCTTCCGGGACAGTAGGTCACTCCATTAGCTTCGGTAGGTCTGATTCGGTTACTGTATTTGCCACCCAGGCCAGTGCTGCTGATGCACTTGCGACAAGTATTGCTAATGAGGCAAACGGTGATTTGGATTCAGATGCTGTACAAAATTGTCTGGAAAGAGCTGATGATTTTAAAGAATACTTAAAAGGAGTGCTGGTTATAGTGGGGGAATCTGCCGGTACTCTTGGTAAAATTCCAACTCTGGTTCAGACTAATAAAAAAAGAGCATTAGGGGATCTCTTTGAAATTTAA
- a CDS encoding proteasome-activating nucleotidase, whose translation MENSSQTILKKIEDLKKEIRLLKEENTKTKRNLMWKVRKLEKDKVLIENEKIRLDREVKSLRGEVERFRSPPLVIATITEVLDDHRIAVKSSTGPHFVINYSRFLDEKLLEPGARVALNQQSFSIVDVLPSEKDPVVTGMEVEEKPDVSYDQIGGLAEQVVEVKETVELPLKKPELFKKIGIEPPKGVLLYGPPGTGKTLLAKAVAHETNATFIKIVASEFVRKYIGEGARLVRGVFELAKEKAPSIIFIDEIDAVAAKRLKSSTSGDREVQRTLMQLLAELDGFEARGDVGIVAATNRPDILDPALLRPGRFDRFIEVPIPNDISRKEILRIHTKNMALAEEVDIELLASLTEGASGADLKAIGTEAGMFAIRDEREEVTMNDFIDAVDKIMGVETEEEYKKEAGVMFG comes from the coding sequence ATGGAAAATTCCTCCCAAACTATTTTGAAGAAAATTGAAGACCTTAAAAAAGAAATTAGATTACTTAAAGAAGAAAACACTAAAACTAAAAGGAACCTGATGTGGAAAGTCAGAAAACTTGAAAAAGACAAAGTTTTAATTGAAAATGAAAAAATCCGCCTTGATCGGGAAGTTAAATCCTTAAGAGGAGAAGTGGAACGATTTAGATCCCCTCCCTTAGTGATTGCTACTATTACTGAAGTTTTAGATGATCACCGTATTGCAGTCAAAAGCAGTACAGGACCTCATTTTGTAATTAACTATTCAAGATTCTTAGATGAAAAATTATTGGAACCTGGTGCCAGGGTGGCTTTGAATCAACAGTCATTTAGTATTGTTGATGTATTGCCCTCTGAAAAGGATCCGGTGGTTACAGGGATGGAAGTTGAAGAAAAACCTGATGTTTCTTATGATCAAATTGGTGGTTTAGCTGAGCAGGTGGTGGAAGTTAAAGAAACAGTGGAATTACCACTGAAAAAACCTGAGCTATTTAAAAAGATAGGCATTGAACCTCCTAAAGGTGTTCTTTTATATGGTCCTCCTGGTACAGGAAAGACTTTACTGGCAAAAGCAGTGGCTCATGAGACCAATGCAACCTTCATTAAAATCGTGGCTTCTGAATTTGTACGCAAATATATTGGAGAAGGAGCCAGACTGGTTAGAGGCGTATTTGAACTGGCAAAGGAAAAAGCACCCAGTATAATATTCATTGATGAAATTGACGCGGTGGCTGCCAAGAGATTAAAAAGCTCCACCAGTGGTGATAGGGAAGTACAAAGAACATTAATGCAATTACTGGCTGAACTGGATGGTTTTGAAGCAAGAGGAGATGTGGGTATAGTGGCTGCCACCAACAGGCCAGATATTCTGGATCCTGCTCTTTTAAGACCGGGCCGTTTTGATCGATTCATCGAAGTCCCTATACCTAATGATATATCACGAAAAGAAATTTTAAGAATACACACTAAAAACATGGCCTTAGCTGAAGAAGTGGATATTGAACTTCTAGCCAGTCTGACTGAAGGTGCATCTGGTGCGGATCTTAAAGCTATTGGTACAGAAGCAGGTATGTTTGCCATTCGGGATGAAAGAGAAGAAGTCACTATGAATGACTTCATAGACGCTGTTGATAAAATAATGGGTGTTGAAACTGAAGAAGAGTATAAAAAAGAAGCAGGAGTAATGTTCGGTTAA
- a CDS encoding multiprotein bridging factor aMBF1 has protein sequence MRCEICGKKIVEQPIKTKIDGSVMNVCTDCSKFGKIQREPPKPARQRPRRMAPPRREITYDILEDYQTIIREAREKKGWSREDLGEKIYEKVSVINRLESGKMVPDIKLARKMEKILKITLIEKIEDASGEDFKSASMKGATIGDIARIKKH, from the coding sequence ATGAGATGCGAGATTTGTGGGAAAAAGATTGTAGAGCAGCCTATAAAAACTAAAATAGATGGATCAGTTATGAATGTTTGTACTGACTGTTCAAAATTTGGCAAAATTCAAAGAGAGCCACCAAAACCAGCCAGGCAACGCCCACGCAGAATGGCTCCTCCTAGAAGGGAAATCACCTATGATATTTTAGAAGACTATCAGACCATAATTAGAGAAGCCCGTGAGAAAAAAGGATGGTCCCGTGAAGATTTAGGTGAAAAAATATATGAGAAAGTTTCGGTAATTAACCGGTTAGAAAGTGGAAAAATGGTACCGGATATTAAACTGGCCAGGAAAATGGAAAAAATCCTTAAAATTACCCTTATAGAAAAAATAGAAGATGCCAGCGGTGAAGATTTTAAATCAGCTTCCATGAAAGGAGCTACTATTGGAGATATAGCCCGCATTAAAAAACATTAA
- a CDS encoding Mur ligase family protein: MGIKIKKLKFKLSIFTGKSISFILKIFLKSSAGALPGKVAMSIYPDILKEVDQRCKRKVLITGTNGKTTTNNLLVHIVKGKYTRTLSNLRGANMPQGLVSAFINDLEEVYDWGIFEVDEGSFKRVVRDLKPDYVVITNFFRDQLDRYGEIEKAFQDIYESLEPLDTTLILNADDPLVSNFKKLGKKNIFYGVLENQFCDSNQNVVETNFCPGCNEHLDYSYFNYGQLGGYSCARCGFENPERKYEITDIQYQGENYRFVLNTDQNLKDFEFKYGGIYNAYNCCAATSAALEMGMDLDTVTRRIESFEYKLGRMENFVINEKNVKVVLVKNPISLGEVLKILAMDDSKKSLLMILNDNPADGADVSWIWDAEIENVHQAKNLKNIHFTGRRPYDMALRFKYAGISTENFHIHENMDLALDEILYEDVETIYILPTYTALFHLRELLNARIEGKGRTISYFREFLKKI, from the coding sequence GTGGGGATTAAAATAAAAAAACTTAAATTTAAATTATCAATTTTTACTGGAAAATCCATATCATTCATACTTAAAATATTTTTAAAAAGCAGTGCCGGTGCCCTGCCAGGTAAAGTAGCCATGTCTATCTATCCTGATATATTAAAAGAAGTGGACCAGCGTTGTAAGAGAAAGGTACTTATAACTGGAACCAATGGCAAAACCACCACCAACAATCTTTTAGTCCATATAGTTAAAGGGAAATATACCCGGACTTTGTCCAATTTAAGAGGGGCTAATATGCCTCAGGGATTGGTAAGTGCTTTTATAAATGATTTAGAAGAAGTTTATGATTGGGGAATTTTTGAAGTAGATGAGGGTTCATTTAAAAGAGTAGTAAGAGATCTTAAACCTGATTATGTGGTTATCACCAACTTCTTCCGGGATCAGTTAGACCGTTATGGAGAAATAGAAAAAGCATTTCAGGATATTTATGAATCTCTGGAGCCTCTGGACACTACCCTAATACTTAATGCAGATGATCCACTTGTTTCTAACTTTAAAAAATTAGGAAAGAAAAATATATTTTATGGGGTCTTAGAAAACCAGTTTTGTGATAGTAATCAAAATGTGGTTGAAACCAATTTCTGCCCGGGATGTAATGAACATTTAGATTATTCTTATTTTAATTACGGGCAGTTAGGTGGCTATAGTTGTGCCCGTTGTGGCTTTGAAAATCCAGAAAGAAAATATGAAATCACAGATATACAATATCAGGGTGAAAATTACAGATTTGTCTTAAATACTGACCAAAATTTGAAAGATTTTGAATTCAAATATGGTGGTATTTACAATGCTTATAACTGCTGTGCAGCTACCTCTGCAGCTCTGGAAATGGGTATGGATCTGGATACGGTTACCAGGCGAATTGAGAGTTTTGAGTATAAGTTGGGAAGGATGGAAAATTTTGTAATTAATGAGAAAAATGTTAAAGTGGTGCTGGTAAAGAATCCTATTAGTTTAGGAGAAGTATTAAAGATTTTGGCCATGGATGATTCTAAAAAAAGTTTGTTAATGATATTAAATGATAATCCTGCCGATGGTGCGGATGTATCCTGGATATGGGATGCAGAAATAGAAAATGTGCACCAGGCCAAAAATCTAAAAAATATACATTTTACCGGTCGAAGACCCTATGATATGGCATTGCGGTTTAAGTATGCAGGAATATCCACCGAAAACTTCCATATTCATGAAAATATGGACCTGGCTCTGGATGAAATCCTGTATGAAGATGTGGAAACTATTTACATATTGCCTACTTATACTGCCTTATTCCATTTAAGAGAACTTCTTAATGCTCGAATTGAAGGTAAAGGTAGGACTATATCCTATTTTAGAGAGTTTTTAAAGAAAATTTGA
- a CDS encoding type 1 glutamine amidotransferase translates to MEINIFQMYPDLLNLYGDLGNVTCLKKRCEWLGIQANIVNFSINQEVSLQEGDIFFIGGGSDRGQSLIYSHLQKYKKQLEELIDENKVFLAICGGYQLLGNKYIDAEGNEMPGLEIFDYETKSEEGRLIGNIITENTLGLKPDTLVGFENHGGRTYHDLQPLGKVISGYGNNGKDEKEGMVYKNCIGTYLHGPLLPKNPHLADYLILKALERKYEIKSLDKLDDKIEYSAHEKVIKLYSPR, encoded by the coding sequence ATGGAAATTAACATATTTCAGATGTACCCCGACCTTTTAAATCTATATGGAGATTTAGGTAATGTTACCTGTCTTAAAAAAAGATGTGAATGGTTAGGTATCCAGGCCAATATAGTGAATTTCAGTATAAACCAGGAAGTATCCCTTCAGGAGGGAGATATTTTCTTCATAGGAGGTGGATCTGACCGTGGTCAGAGTTTGATTTATTCCCACCTCCAAAAATATAAAAAGCAACTGGAAGAATTAATAGATGAGAATAAAGTTTTTCTGGCCATTTGTGGCGGATATCAGCTTTTAGGAAATAAATATATTGATGCTGAAGGAAATGAAATGCCTGGTCTGGAAATATTTGATTACGAAACTAAAAGTGAAGAAGGTCGTTTAATTGGTAATATAATCACCGAAAATACCCTGGGATTGAAACCAGATACACTGGTTGGATTTGAAAATCATGGGGGCCGGACTTATCATGACCTGCAGCCTCTGGGAAAAGTCATATCTGGATATGGAAACAATGGAAAAGATGAAAAAGAGGGAATGGTGTATAAAAACTGTATTGGAACCTACTTACACGGGCCACTGTTACCTAAAAATCCACATCTGGCAGACTACCTCATATTGAAGGCACTGGAAAGAAAATATGAAATAAAGTCATTAGATAAGCTTGATGATAAAATCGAATATTCAGCCCATGAAAAGGTTATAAAACTCTATTCACCAAGATGA